In Alteromonas mediterranea DE, a single genomic region encodes these proteins:
- a CDS encoding glycosyltransferase gives MNLNNNVGSEYPLISVIVPVYNDLIRIGQCIDSLVALSYPSSNYEIIIVDNCSTDGTYDYLLEKLNQAYQPNVRLIKCSTPGSYAARNAGLKIAKGDFVAFTDSDCLVSENWLTNLIEAWYAQSGEVIIAGKVEFFSDRDKLTEQSSLDFENIFSMKQDENAKKGKCITANLFCSKELLDKFTGFDERLKSGGDVEFSQRVVRAGGRVVYCENAEVLHPSRNRNELLVKRKRVVGGTWDAELSAGGIKRKLRFFIGLVKMFIGRTKKTLLLPSMSLTRKSKLVWLLLLIFYTSLSELIKLQLGKETNRV, from the coding sequence ATGAATTTAAACAACAATGTGGGATCAGAATACCCCTTAATCAGTGTAATCGTTCCTGTATACAATGACCTGATTAGGATAGGCCAATGCATTGATAGCTTGGTAGCTTTATCGTATCCATCTTCGAATTACGAAATAATCATCGTCGATAACTGCTCTACTGATGGAACTTATGACTACCTATTAGAAAAGCTGAATCAAGCATACCAACCTAATGTACGACTCATCAAGTGCTCTACACCGGGATCTTATGCCGCAAGAAACGCGGGGCTTAAAATTGCAAAAGGTGACTTTGTAGCATTTACTGACTCAGATTGCTTAGTTTCAGAGAATTGGCTAACAAATCTGATAGAGGCATGGTATGCGCAAAGTGGTGAGGTCATCATCGCCGGAAAAGTCGAATTTTTTTCCGATAGGGATAAGTTAACAGAACAAAGCTCTCTTGACTTCGAAAACATATTTTCGATGAAACAAGATGAAAATGCGAAAAAAGGAAAATGTATAACAGCTAACCTTTTTTGCTCAAAAGAGCTACTCGACAAGTTTACAGGGTTTGATGAGCGCTTGAAATCTGGAGGAGATGTCGAATTCAGTCAGCGAGTAGTTCGAGCTGGTGGGAGAGTGGTCTATTGTGAAAACGCTGAAGTACTTCATCCCTCTCGAAATAGGAATGAACTTTTGGTCAAGCGTAAGCGTGTTGTTGGCGGAACATGGGACGCAGAGCTATCAGCAGGGGGAATTAAGCGCAAGCTCAGGTTTTTTATTGGCCTAGTGAAAATGTTTATAGGCAGAACAAAGAAAACACTTCTCTTACCGAGTATGTCTTTGACCCGTAAATCTAAGTTGGTTTGGCTGTTGCTTTTAATTTTTTATACAAGTCTGTCGGAGCTTATTAAATTACAGCTAGGCAAAGAAACGAATCGAGTCTAG
- a CDS encoding oligosaccharide flippase family protein, which translates to MSIKKKATRGSIWISLTRTGINITDFLVYAYLARILSLEEFGLAGFCFLFVEFANTLVNAGVNQNLVQRDQWETKYAASTMTFVFFMGLFVSSALVGIGAPLAYYSYSELAAYVVASLAPITLITSLQVVVTGKLLREFKNREMGLAKLFASILSAIMIIVLAELGYGIWALISGKLANNALQYVFLLYVSKYKPSFNIDKKDFKELITFCLPLFWMVVLRFLGKKASNLLTGFVLGPASFALLAAAHKGEDVINQVTTSSINSMIVPSFSRVGSESDVGSLFIRLVTIASTIITPIFMGLAAIADPFVEIAFGEKFGQSAIYMTISAFSIFPLVVANFLPNLLISQAKTKDAFNIVLINIFCNILIASCTIWFGITVMLYSIVIGNFLATPVRLAIVRRHIYIDTKKLFLSLSPSFISALGMFTVVTLLKSSFEDYFELQLLTLFACILVGIIAYVSISFLFFYKHTVRQLKELQSMLFKEKLKKTV; encoded by the coding sequence ATGTCTATTAAGAAAAAAGCTACGAGAGGTAGCATATGGATATCATTAACGCGCACTGGTATTAACATAACTGATTTTTTAGTCTATGCGTATCTGGCCAGAATTCTTTCATTAGAAGAGTTTGGCCTAGCAGGCTTTTGCTTTCTTTTTGTTGAGTTCGCTAACACGCTTGTGAATGCAGGAGTTAATCAAAATCTTGTTCAGAGAGATCAGTGGGAAACAAAGTATGCTGCGAGCACAATGACTTTTGTATTTTTTATGGGGTTGTTTGTCTCTAGCGCTTTAGTTGGAATTGGTGCGCCTTTAGCGTATTACTCGTATTCAGAGTTAGCAGCTTATGTTGTTGCTAGTTTAGCTCCTATCACCTTGATTACAAGTTTGCAGGTTGTTGTTACAGGAAAACTATTAAGAGAGTTCAAAAATAGAGAAATGGGCTTGGCTAAGCTCTTTGCTTCAATTTTGTCCGCTATAATGATTATAGTTTTAGCTGAACTAGGCTATGGGATATGGGCTTTAATATCAGGTAAATTGGCTAACAATGCTTTACAGTATGTCTTTTTACTTTATGTTTCAAAATACAAGCCTTCTTTTAATATTGACAAAAAAGACTTTAAAGAACTTATCACGTTTTGTCTTCCTTTATTTTGGATGGTTGTACTAAGGTTTTTAGGTAAAAAGGCGAGTAACCTCTTAACTGGTTTTGTATTAGGGCCGGCAAGCTTTGCCCTCCTTGCAGCTGCGCATAAAGGAGAAGATGTTATCAATCAAGTTACTACAAGCTCGATTAACTCAATGATTGTGCCAAGCTTTTCAAGAGTCGGAAGTGAATCAGATGTAGGTAGTTTGTTTATAAGATTAGTCACAATAGCTTCAACGATTATCACTCCTATTTTTATGGGATTAGCAGCAATCGCAGACCCTTTCGTTGAGATAGCCTTTGGCGAAAAGTTTGGGCAAAGTGCAATTTACATGACAATATCCGCTTTTAGTATATTCCCTCTTGTAGTAGCAAACTTTTTACCAAATCTATTAATATCCCAAGCTAAAACAAAGGATGCATTCAATATAGTTTTAATCAATATATTCTGCAATATACTCATAGCTAGCTGTACTATTTGGTTTGGTATTACTGTGATGCTTTATAGTATTGTGATAGGAAACTTTCTAGCAACACCAGTAAGGCTGGCTATCGTTAGGCGTCACATTTATATAGATACAAAAAAGTTGTTTTTATCGTTAAGTCCGTCATTCATCAGTGCTTTAGGAATGTTTACTGTAGTGACTTTACTGAAGTCCAGCTTCGAAGATTATTTCGAACTGCAACTATTAACGTTATTTGCATGTATCCTTGTAGGTATCATAGCGTACGTATCAATATCGTTTTTGTTTTTCTATAAGCATACAGTTCGACAACTGAAAGAATTACAGTCAATGTTGTTCAAAGAAAAATTAAAAAAGACAGTTTGA
- a CDS encoding glycosyltransferase: protein MPDFKEFNLKKVIFFVKRFPVLSQTFVIDQINGLIDQGVDVKILAFYEEKQDIALKSLEKHNLLKRTEFISPANTRKVKRPFKLLFLQLFDLFVQYKYTSLKPVADFARYAKSNGKVVLAYEVAMTMWVNRNKTFEADSIIAHFGNNGVVAQKLISSGMLKGSLNTIFHGYEISEYENVSFWKTKYVELSRSSRLLPISYFWKNRLESWGANSDAIRVLRMGVDINTFDFKNKAMSENVRIVSVARATEKKGLKYAIKAMAHLDDRFHLTLVGGGELESNLKSLAVELGVNEKITFYGPQPPDFVKKILDASDIFLLPSITDSVGDMEGVPVALMEAMASGLTVISTIHSGIPELITDGQSGFLVPEKDAISIANAVKRAALSDEIHTIKDNARKKVVSDFNSTKLSKELYTLL from the coding sequence ATGCCAGATTTTAAGGAATTTAATTTGAAAAAAGTGATATTTTTTGTAAAAAGGTTTCCGGTGTTATCACAAACCTTTGTTATAGATCAAATCAACGGACTTATTGATCAAGGCGTTGATGTGAAAATTTTGGCTTTCTATGAAGAAAAACAGGATATAGCTTTAAAATCTCTAGAAAAGCATAACTTGTTAAAGCGCACTGAATTTATATCCCCAGCCAATACTCGCAAGGTAAAAAGGCCGTTCAAACTACTTTTCTTACAACTGTTTGATTTGTTTGTTCAGTACAAATATACGTCGCTGAAACCTGTTGCCGACTTTGCGAGATATGCCAAGTCAAACGGTAAAGTAGTTTTGGCATACGAAGTAGCAATGACAATGTGGGTTAACCGTAATAAAACATTCGAAGCAGATAGTATAATCGCGCACTTTGGCAACAATGGCGTAGTTGCACAAAAACTCATATCCTCGGGAATGCTGAAGGGAAGCCTGAACACCATTTTTCACGGCTATGAAATAAGCGAGTATGAAAACGTCTCTTTCTGGAAAACAAAATACGTTGAATTATCGCGCTCTAGCAGGTTGCTTCCGATTAGTTATTTCTGGAAGAATCGACTTGAAAGTTGGGGCGCAAATAGTGATGCAATTAGGGTGCTACGTATGGGCGTAGATATCAACACCTTCGATTTCAAGAATAAAGCTATGAGCGAAAATGTAAGAATAGTTAGCGTAGCTCGTGCGACTGAAAAAAAGGGTTTAAAATATGCTATAAAAGCGATGGCTCATTTGGATGATCGCTTTCACTTAACTCTAGTAGGCGGTGGTGAACTAGAGTCAAACTTAAAAAGTTTAGCGGTTGAGTTAGGTGTTAATGAAAAAATAACCTTTTACGGTCCACAACCACCTGATTTTGTAAAAAAAATATTAGACGCCTCAGATATATTCCTATTACCTTCAATAACAGACAGCGTTGGCGATATGGAAGGTGTTCCAGTGGCTCTAATGGAAGCAATGGCTAGTGGGCTAACCGTAATAAGTACTATACATAGTGGTATCCCCGAACTAATAACTGATGGGCAATCCGGCTTTCTAGTGCCTGAAAAGGACGCTATCAGTATAGCAAATGCGGTAAAAAGAGCAGCATTGTCGGATGAAATTCACACTATCAAAGACAATGCTAGAAAAAAAGTCGTGTCAGACTTCAATTCGACAAAGTTATCTAAAGAGCTATATACACTTTTATAA
- a CDS encoding sulfotransferase family 2 domain-containing protein has product MPLYLNNEQAITFLHIPKTAGTTIESWLNETGKYQQILFSQKKLEDMLVTPQHLGYHTLTELTKTLNRPFNYKFAVVRNPFDRIVSEFFYRIKLGSIQLGQNAGSLFSPWVVHNLKKYKNTPEILDNHLRPQSYFVDNDVEVFKFEDGIQSILDRVSNRIGILGDLKVEPKKVGDKKEVQWSQTAIDMVLESYEQDFEQFNYSSDISSLKVDSSKFRMKLYDIKYNSKIFKKELKRAVKSQIYPYSSK; this is encoded by the coding sequence ATGCCTTTATATTTAAACAACGAGCAAGCCATAACCTTTTTACACATTCCAAAAACAGCCGGAACGACAATTGAATCGTGGTTGAATGAAACTGGCAAATATCAGCAAATACTTTTCTCTCAAAAGAAGCTTGAAGATATGCTTGTTACCCCTCAACATCTGGGCTATCACACGCTAACGGAGCTAACTAAGACCCTTAATAGACCGTTTAATTATAAGTTTGCAGTGGTCCGAAATCCGTTCGATAGAATCGTTAGCGAATTTTTCTATAGAATTAAATTAGGGAGTATTCAATTGGGTCAAAATGCTGGATCACTTTTCTCTCCATGGGTAGTTCATAACCTAAAAAAGTACAAAAATACTCCTGAAATATTGGACAATCACTTACGCCCCCAATCATACTTTGTAGATAATGATGTCGAAGTATTTAAATTTGAAGACGGCATTCAGAGCATACTCGACCGGGTCAGTAACCGTATAGGTATACTTGGAGATTTAAAAGTTGAGCCTAAAAAGGTAGGTGATAAAAAGGAAGTTCAATGGTCACAAACTGCTATTGATATGGTCTTAGAATCATACGAACAAGATTTTGAACAATTTAATTATTCAAGCGACATCTCATCTTTGAAAGTCGATTCATCCAAGTTCAGGATGAAACTATATGACATCAAATATAATTCAAAAATCTTTAAGAAGGAACTAAAAAGAGCGGTTAAATCGCAGATCTATCCATACAGTTCGAAATAG
- a CDS encoding right-handed parallel beta-helix repeat-containing protein, translating to MYSANSKPSIFRFAFIWLLSFLMLSCATVNKNDKGYTKGGQPGDILHNYINANISDNNTVNSLLADYKGSKNLSTVVEKYEDEIAQLYKQKVLSRKPSLSEDAKKTLFANITSNQASALFALYPIDTAKWMKTISTYSGLSKNDIYESAITAGLDPSIVFAASASGFEDTATPLINSIGLVIYGQDEESTAAVKFRTEDDTYWREGLDLAWEPIYGSFAGSIVYLEADTTYHIEVTITDAYGDIVEHSFQTTTKPNTPPIDPNKIYYLSEIYSGGQLDLEALNIEGSADGYAKIIGDGPVVEAGSDVLAAVNIGNNSYVMLENLTVKGGQRYGIFAKKAHHIWIKGCNVSEYGREAVDIRNGVAYSSTTNNSPINYDSGIYLERSGIAVIEECEVHSPNLGANSWAVGHPKGANALQVWAYHDSDAYRGEFIVRNNRFYGAPDHRFNDVIEGRKNFERRGGFVKNSAIYGNYLAYSNDDLIEIDGGQQNVLVYDNEMEQGYAGISIAPNTLGPSYIFHNYIHNLGDETGKEWTAIKAGGLISKPAGRTYVFENVIDVERNGIAASKVNNDTTFWVTTQNNIILTKNTGYSVGYCIFDKEKYSGSTSTNDLCFNERTGDARYEFNLDNVVEHPYSDDFAYIELLQSSSEPTLYIPEEFKIPNFSTEVALQAVVEQPPTMWEFKASEIEHTGFPKQYRYGTTTISDDNTVTLTGNNWQMFPINYILTEDSILELELEVEGNPEVVGIGFETDTKLNSSRVVKFYGKQAWGIRGEDSFIPKSSAITFPIGQYVKGKVNYLILVLDNDDIESWRNRDKAVFRKLVIK from the coding sequence ATGTACTCTGCTAACTCAAAGCCGTCTATTTTTCGCTTCGCTTTTATTTGGCTACTGTCGTTTCTAATGCTTTCTTGTGCCACAGTGAACAAGAATGATAAAGGTTATACAAAGGGCGGCCAACCCGGTGATATTTTGCATAACTATATTAATGCGAATATTAGCGACAACAATACCGTAAACTCATTACTAGCTGATTACAAAGGCTCGAAAAACCTATCAACCGTTGTTGAAAAGTACGAAGACGAGATAGCCCAGTTGTATAAGCAAAAAGTGTTATCACGTAAGCCATCACTTAGTGAAGATGCAAAGAAAACGCTGTTCGCCAACATAACCTCTAACCAAGCCTCTGCGCTATTTGCTTTGTATCCAATCGATACAGCAAAGTGGATGAAAACAATTTCAACATATTCGGGCCTAAGTAAGAACGATATATACGAGTCAGCAATAACAGCAGGGTTAGACCCTTCGATAGTCTTTGCAGCTTCGGCTTCTGGCTTTGAAGATACTGCTACTCCGCTCATTAATTCGATAGGGTTAGTTATTTACGGCCAGGATGAAGAAAGTACTGCCGCCGTTAAATTTAGAACCGAAGATGATACTTATTGGCGTGAAGGGCTAGATTTAGCATGGGAGCCCATTTACGGGTCGTTCGCTGGAAGTATAGTGTACCTAGAAGCAGACACTACATACCATATTGAAGTGACGATTACGGATGCTTATGGCGATATCGTTGAACATTCCTTTCAAACCACCACAAAACCAAATACGCCCCCTATCGACCCAAATAAAATTTATTACCTTTCTGAAATTTACTCTGGCGGACAACTAGATTTAGAAGCGCTAAATATAGAAGGTAGCGCAGATGGCTATGCAAAAATTATAGGCGACGGCCCCGTTGTTGAAGCTGGCAGCGATGTACTTGCGGCTGTGAATATTGGTAACAACTCTTACGTTATGCTAGAAAACCTTACCGTTAAAGGCGGGCAGCGTTACGGCATATTTGCAAAAAAGGCACATCATATATGGATAAAAGGCTGCAACGTATCGGAGTATGGCAGAGAAGCTGTGGATATTAGAAATGGTGTAGCCTATTCAAGTACGACTAATAATTCACCTATCAATTATGATTCGGGTATTTACCTAGAACGAAGTGGTATTGCAGTAATTGAAGAATGCGAGGTCCATAGCCCTAACTTAGGTGCGAATAGCTGGGCAGTTGGTCACCCTAAAGGTGCAAATGCGCTTCAAGTTTGGGCATACCACGACAGTGATGCCTACAGGGGCGAATTCATTGTTCGAAATAATCGCTTTTACGGCGCGCCAGACCACAGATTCAACGATGTTATTGAGGGCAGAAAAAATTTTGAAAGGCGGGGTGGCTTCGTTAAGAACTCGGCAATCTATGGCAACTACCTAGCCTATTCAAATGACGACTTGATAGAAATAGATGGCGGCCAACAAAATGTGTTGGTGTACGACAACGAAATGGAGCAAGGCTATGCTGGTATTAGCATAGCGCCAAATACGTTAGGCCCTAGCTATATTTTTCACAACTACATCCACAATTTAGGTGATGAAACAGGTAAGGAGTGGACTGCAATAAAAGCTGGAGGACTAATTTCTAAACCAGCAGGCAGAACCTATGTTTTCGAAAATGTTATTGACGTAGAGCGTAATGGCATTGCTGCATCAAAAGTAAATAATGACACGACATTTTGGGTTACCACCCAGAACAATATTATATTGACTAAGAATACTGGCTATTCAGTTGGCTACTGCATTTTTGATAAAGAGAAGTATTCAGGCAGTACAAGCACTAACGATCTTTGTTTCAACGAAAGAACAGGTGACGCAAGATATGAATTTAATTTAGATAACGTTGTTGAACACCCTTACTCCGATGATTTTGCTTATATAGAGTTACTGCAAAGTTCGTCTGAACCTACTCTATATATACCCGAAGAATTTAAAATTCCTAACTTTTCTACGGAAGTAGCGTTACAAGCCGTTGTAGAGCAACCACCAACTATGTGGGAATTTAAAGCGAGCGAGATTGAGCACACCGGCTTTCCTAAACAGTATCGCTACGGAACTACTACCATTTCCGATGACAATACCGTTACCTTGACCGGCAACAACTGGCAGATGTTCCCTATTAACTACATATTAACCGAAGACTCTATATTAGAATTGGAGCTTGAAGTAGAAGGTAACCCAGAGGTAGTTGGTATTGGCTTTGAAACAGACACTAAGTTGAATAGCTCTAGAGTGGTTAAATTTTATGGCAAACAGGCTTGGGGAATTAGAGGTGAAGATTCCTTTATACCCAAATCTAGCGCTATAACTTTTCCTATTGGACAATATGTGAAAGGTAAAGTGAACTATTTAATACTAGTGCTAGATAATGATGATATTGAGAGCTGGCGAAATAGAGATAAAGCAGTGTTTAGAAAATTAGTTATCAAATAA
- a CDS encoding glycosyltransferase codes for MKKKVAVIHPEAGFSSSGGSQLSAYEMAEHLATFFDVKLLSSSKCSEHSVVIPCIPRGEVKKAQRNKTIDWLLTRFVSNPSLLIESLTSFLTYTPYLMFKRCDVIYPNNNYGGLAVAAVIRKLFKTPILYTERAGMVSNGKVLRRNLKFKPDCLVVFNQETKEYVHSIAPEQRVEIIPNGVNLAKFSPKGTKYDHGLQGKVLLTVGALNRQNHKRIHLAIEAVSQLTDVSLLICGDGPDVKYFDDLCTQELGAQRFKIVKVDFADIPNVYRSVNAFTLPSEDEPFGRVYLEAMASGLPVVATDDPMRRTLIGKAGVVCDVENIEEYAAAIATTLSTDWANAPIEQAADFSWESVAERYADVINSL; via the coding sequence ATGAAGAAAAAAGTAGCCGTTATTCACCCTGAGGCAGGGTTTTCATCAAGCGGCGGATCTCAGCTCAGTGCGTATGAAATGGCGGAACATCTTGCCACATTTTTTGACGTAAAGCTTTTAAGCTCATCCAAATGTAGTGAACACAGTGTAGTTATTCCCTGTATTCCCAGAGGGGAAGTGAAAAAAGCCCAGCGTAATAAAACCATTGATTGGTTGCTAACGCGCTTTGTTTCTAATCCATCATTGCTTATCGAGTCGCTAACTAGCTTCCTAACATACACGCCATATTTAATGTTTAAGCGATGTGATGTCATCTACCCCAATAACAATTATGGTGGTTTGGCGGTTGCCGCAGTAATTAGAAAACTATTCAAAACGCCCATTCTTTATACCGAAAGGGCAGGGATGGTATCGAACGGTAAAGTATTACGTCGCAATTTGAAATTTAAGCCCGACTGCTTGGTTGTGTTTAATCAAGAAACCAAAGAGTATGTTCATTCTATAGCACCTGAACAACGGGTTGAGATTATCCCTAACGGTGTAAACTTAGCTAAATTTAGCCCGAAGGGCACAAAATATGATCATGGTTTACAAGGGAAAGTGCTATTAACTGTTGGTGCGTTAAACAGGCAAAATCACAAGCGTATACATTTAGCCATTGAGGCAGTAAGCCAGTTAACCGATGTCTCGTTACTTATCTGTGGTGATGGCCCGGATGTAAAGTATTTTGATGATCTTTGTACTCAAGAGTTAGGTGCACAACGCTTTAAAATCGTTAAAGTCGACTTCGCTGATATTCCCAATGTATATCGTTCAGTTAATGCTTTTACATTGCCCTCTGAAGATGAGCCGTTCGGACGAGTGTATTTAGAAGCAATGGCAAGCGGGTTGCCTGTTGTAGCTACCGATGACCCCATGCGCAGAACACTAATAGGTAAGGCCGGGGTGGTTTGTGATGTTGAAAATATTGAGGAATACGCTGCTGCCATAGCCACAACACTATCAACCGACTGGGCCAATGCACCAATAGAGCAAGCGGCTGATTTTAGTTGGGAAAGTGTGGCAGAGCGCTATGCGGACGTTATAAATAGTTTATAA
- the istB gene encoding IS21-like element helper ATPase IstB — protein MTNTASLPLMLKSLRLSEFRNHWESLAEKALHEQWRPEHYLSELCHMELASRTDKRQLRYLKESNLPSGKHVGGFDFNAIEGISKARLHDLADNHEWVKQATNLLLFGASGVGKTHLASALGYSLIEAGTRVKFYPATALVQHLQDAKQQLKLQDALNKLDKYQVLIVDDIGYIRKTEQETSVLFELIAHRYERFSLIITSNQSFEDWDALFTDTTMTVAAIDRLVHHSHIIQLQGESYRRKTAIKQEE, from the coding sequence ATGACTAATACAGCTTCACTACCATTGATGCTAAAAAGCTTGCGCTTAAGTGAGTTCAGAAACCACTGGGAGAGCCTTGCTGAAAAAGCACTGCACGAACAATGGCGACCCGAACACTACTTAAGTGAGTTGTGCCATATGGAGCTAGCAAGTCGGACAGACAAGCGACAATTACGTTACCTAAAAGAGTCAAACTTGCCCTCAGGCAAACACGTTGGCGGCTTCGACTTCAATGCCATAGAAGGCATTAGTAAAGCGCGCCTGCATGACCTGGCCGATAACCACGAATGGGTTAAACAAGCCACAAACCTACTACTGTTCGGTGCTAGCGGTGTAGGCAAAACCCACCTCGCCAGCGCATTAGGTTACAGCCTGATAGAAGCTGGAACCCGCGTAAAGTTCTATCCGGCCACCGCCTTGGTGCAACACCTACAAGACGCCAAACAGCAACTAAAACTCCAGGATGCGCTGAATAAACTGGATAAATACCAAGTGCTAATCGTGGACGACATCGGCTATATCAGAAAGACAGAACAAGAAACCAGTGTGCTGTTCGAACTCATTGCGCACCGTTATGAGAGGTTCAGCCTTATCATTACATCCAATCAATCGTTCGAAGACTGGGATGCATTGTTCACCGATACTACCATGACAGTTGCAGCTATAGACCGGCTCGTTCATCACTCACATATCATTCAATTACAGGGAGAAAGCTATCGAAGAAAAACAGCAATAAAACAGGAAGAATAA
- the istA gene encoding IS21 family transposase has product MSGNHITEKQVRLYMKFRKDFTQEVAASKADISVSSARRIENGRHQPNQAKRQWRTRPDPLEAVWESVVVPILQQDELITPVGVFDHLCESHSDDFPTTARRTLERRIKKWRQLHGGAKDVMFLQHHESGLLGICDFTHVKSPITIGREPCKHMLFNYRLAASGWQYCQVVYGGESFAAFSDSLQKAFRESGGVPKEVRTDSLSAAYRNHDNAEAFTERYKSLMAHYGFTATRNNTGVAHENGVIESSNRHVKAQLEQALRIRGSFDFNCRDDYEGFIQQLVGRRNKRINTAFIKEQRQLQPLPPVGSVNYSIEYVRVSRTSTINVKRVTYTVPSRLIGSRLRVQVYDNRLALYLGHELTYTLERVYAQGSSRKRSVNYKHVIDALVKKPQAFRCSQWRDELLPNEDYRCIWQYVNGNMKADDACRYIVRVLHLASKKDNEIRLGRFIMQQLNTGRLPSLFDCQERFQQQTRDIPQLQVGQHSLKQYGLLLQGGRND; this is encoded by the coding sequence GTGTCGGGAAATCACATCACAGAAAAACAAGTCAGGTTATATATGAAGTTCAGAAAGGATTTCACGCAGGAAGTGGCCGCCAGTAAAGCGGATATCTCTGTTAGCTCCGCCAGACGAATCGAGAATGGTCGTCACCAACCTAATCAAGCAAAACGCCAATGGCGTACCAGACCCGATCCTCTTGAAGCGGTGTGGGAGAGTGTCGTTGTTCCCATCTTACAACAAGATGAATTGATTACGCCGGTAGGCGTATTTGATCATCTATGTGAATCACATAGTGACGACTTCCCAACTACAGCACGACGTACGCTTGAGCGCAGAATTAAGAAGTGGCGACAATTACACGGTGGCGCTAAAGATGTGATGTTCTTGCAGCATCACGAATCAGGACTACTGGGAATATGTGACTTTACCCACGTCAAATCTCCTATCACCATAGGACGAGAGCCGTGTAAGCACATGCTGTTTAACTATCGCCTAGCGGCCAGCGGCTGGCAGTATTGCCAAGTAGTTTATGGCGGTGAGAGCTTTGCTGCATTCTCCGATAGCCTTCAGAAAGCGTTTAGAGAAAGTGGTGGCGTGCCCAAAGAAGTCCGCACTGACAGCTTAAGTGCGGCGTACCGAAACCATGACAATGCCGAGGCATTTACCGAACGCTATAAGTCGTTGATGGCGCATTACGGTTTTACGGCCACACGTAATAATACCGGTGTAGCGCATGAAAATGGTGTTATCGAGTCTAGCAATCGACATGTCAAAGCGCAGTTAGAACAAGCGCTGCGTATACGCGGCTCGTTCGATTTTAACTGTCGCGATGACTATGAAGGCTTTATTCAGCAGTTAGTTGGGCGGCGTAACAAGCGTATCAACACCGCCTTTATCAAAGAGCAGCGACAATTACAGCCATTGCCGCCTGTAGGTAGCGTCAATTACTCAATAGAATATGTGCGCGTCTCGCGCACCAGCACTATCAATGTTAAACGCGTGACCTACACAGTGCCTTCCCGCCTGATAGGCAGTCGCTTGCGGGTACAAGTGTATGATAACAGGTTAGCCTTATATCTCGGTCATGAACTGACTTACACCCTAGAGCGCGTTTATGCGCAAGGCAGTTCGCGTAAACGCAGCGTCAATTACAAACACGTCATAGATGCTCTGGTTAAAAAGCCACAAGCCTTCCGGTGTTCACAGTGGCGCGACGAGCTATTACCTAACGAGGATTACCGATGCATCTGGCAATATGTTAACGGCAATATGAAAGCAGATGATGCCTGTCGTTATATCGTCAGAGTGCTTCACCTTGCCAGCAAAAAAGATAACGAAATACGGCTGGGGCGCTTTATCATGCAGCAACTGAATACGGGGAGACTGCCCAGCCTGTTTGACTGCCAAGAGCGCTTCCAGCAACAAACACGTGATATACCCCAACTCCAAGTGGGGCAGCATTCGTTAAAACAGTATGGCCTACTGTTGCAAGGAGGTCGAAATGACTAA